In a single window of the Dreissena polymorpha isolate Duluth1 chromosome 3, UMN_Dpol_1.0, whole genome shotgun sequence genome:
- the LOC127874844 gene encoding uncharacterized protein LOC127874844 translates to MAAAYLSLKSKDSETIAAYRCSTCKNKNTETEAKAYCKKCDSCFCEQCVNLHNQLFQNHAIYGPEEMEKWPVAMATQEFLESCEVHKGKKLTLFCADHSQMCCDTCILLSHRQCSKVTLIADATLSATDNQQISAKINSVLNQLLKLQTNWESNMKSLQVSYEERLKEIRSKRERINASLDELEKATLKEMEEVKASWNASLKFDVDTCSRLRTELTRLSDSIQEIGKKNEELAFIARLKSEELIKQADKYLNNNSMQTELSLKFIIYNDIEVYLSNLTCLGHTIHITKELTMQGSPDQAIIVTGATPVSVRTPSDTSSSYFISGMCGMFNGQILVIDYQNKRLKLLDLQHKVVSECDMSGYPWDMCVITPCQVAVAVDSCIQFVSVNSGQLMKGRRLQLQHDCKGVAHHQGDLYVTSSGQALYKYTLTGTLVNKMYEDTSNSLTVWGCAVSPSGDRIYVTIRNQHKLLTLAKDGAVISTFTDTELAYPYGVNVTPAGQVLVCGRNSNTVIQVDREGKKKIATLATQKDGLKSGAVSVFYNQKTGSVIVGQRNNENILVFNLK, encoded by the exons ATGGCAGCAGCATATCTGTCTTTAAAATCAAAAGATTCAGAAACAATTGCAGCCTATCGTTGCTCGACATGTAAGAATAAAAACACCGAGACCGAGGCAAAGGCTTACTGTAAAAAGTGTGATTCATGCTTTTGTGAACAATGTGTCAATCTACACAATCAGTTGTTTCAAAACCACGCCATTTATGGGCCTGAAGAAATGGAGAAGTGGCCAGTTGCTATGGCTACACAGGAGTTTCTGGAAAGCTGTGAAGTCCATAAGGGGAAGAAACTTACACTTTTCTGTGCAGACCACAGCCAGATGTGCTGCGATACTTGCATTTTGCTAAGTCATCG TCAGTGTTCAAAGGTGACCTTGATTGCTGACGCCACTCTGTCTGCAACAGACAATCAGCAAATTTCAGCCAAGATTAATTCCGTTCTGAATCAACTTTTGAAGCTGCAGACTAACTGGGAGAGCAACATGAAGTCACTACAGGTTTCCTATGAAGAGAGGCTTAAAGAGATAAGAAGTAAGAGGGAGAGAATAAATGCCTCCTTAGATGAGCTGGAGAAGGCCACACTGAAGGAAATGGAGGAAGTTAAGGCCAGCTGGAATGCGTCTCTCAAATTTGATGTTGACACATGCTCCAGGCTTCGCACTGAGCTTACACGTCTGAGTGATTCAATACAGGAAATTGGCAAAAAGAACGAAGAGTTGGCCTTCATAGCGCGTCTGAAAAGTGAAGAGCTGATAAAACAAGCAGACAAATACCTGAACAACAATTCGATGCAAACAGAATTGTCCTTAAAGTTTATCATTTACAATGACATTGAAGTGTATTTATCCAACCTGACATGCCTTGGTCATACCATACACATTACAAAAGAATTGACCATGCAGGGGAGCCCAGACCAGGCTATCATAGTCACAGGGGCAACTCCAGTGAGTGTGAGAACACCAAGTGATACTAGTTCGTCGTATTTTATCAGCGGCATGTGTGGAATGTTCAATGGTCAGATACTTGTTATAGATTATCAAAACAAGAGACTGAAGCTGTTGGATCTGCAGCACAAGGTGGTCAGTGAATGTGATATGTCTGGCTATCCATGGGACATGTGTGTGATCACCCCCTGCCAGGTAGCAGTCGCTGTGGACAGTTGTATACAGTTTGTCTCAGTGAACAGTGGACAGCTGATGAAGGGCAGGAGGCTACAGCTACAACATGACTGTAAAGGAGTTGCACATCACCAGGGAGACCTGTATGTAACCAGCTCTGGCCAAGCTCTGTACAAGTACACTCTCACCGGAACACTTGTGAACAAGATGTATGAGGATACATCTAATTCTCTCACAG TCTGGGGATGTGCAGTGAGTCCCAGTGGTGACAGGATCTATGTTACCATCCGTAACCAACACAAGCTCCTCACCCTGGCCAAGGATGGGGCTGTTATCTCCACCTTCACTGACACAGAACTTGCATATCCATATGGAGTAAATGTGACGCCTGCAGGACAAGTGCTTGTTTGTGGTCGTAACTCAAACACTGTCATACAGGTTGACAGAGAGGGCAAGAAGAAGATTGCTACACTTGCTACACAGAAGGATGGACTTAAGAGCGGCGCTGTATCAGTCTTCTATAATCAGAAAACTGGCTCTGTCATTGTTGGACAACGCAATAATGAAAACATCCTggtgtttaatttaaaatga